One stretch of Candidatus Nitrosotenuis cloacae DNA includes these proteins:
- a CDS encoding archaellin/type IV pilin N-terminal domain-containing protein, translated as MNTNINNRRLHSRRGVAPIIATLLLVAIAVVGGAIVFAYSQNFFSSSQISGKPNIESLKVVGYDGRDIAGGLFDHNGLAIVPTAGGVSDNLKSSGEFVTAYLKNDSVQAVTLGEVRLGGATFDYVAAPTALAAGDYGVYAGTALITSPVGEIQPGQTATVVMNLGENMKIGRDAQFKITTTNGAVFVGTVVIGQQSG; from the coding sequence ATGAATACAAACATCAACAATCGACGACTTCATTCACGCAGAGGAGTAGCCCCAATCATTGCTACACTATTGCTAGTTGCAATAGCCGTAGTTGGTGGAGCAATTGTCTTTGCGTACTCGCAGAACTTCTTCAGCTCATCGCAGATCAGCGGCAAACCAAACATAGAATCACTAAAAGTGGTTGGTTATGATGGAAGAGATATTGCAGGTGGTTTGTTTGATCATAATGGATTAGCAATCGTACCTACAGCAGGCGGTGTTTCTGATAATCTCAAGAGCAGCGGTGAATTTGTTACAGCATACCTGAAAAACGATAGTGTTCAGGCAGTAACCCTAGGAGAAGTGAGATTGGGTGGAGCTACGTTTGATTATGTAGCAGCCCCTACAGCGTTAGCAGCTGGTGATTATGGAGTTTATGCTGGAACAGCATTGATTACTTCACCAGTAGGAGAAATTCAACCAGGACAGACAGCTACAGTAGTAATGAATCTGGGCGAAAACATGAAAATCGGTCGAGATGCACAATTCAAGATTACCACTACGAACGGTGCCGTATTTGTAGGCACGGTAGTTATTGGACAACAAAGTGGCTAA
- a CDS encoding DNA-directed DNA polymerase I codes for MLVQETQLKTLGPSLLVSATYDNQKQAAVLKFYNPESQKLILWADEIGHKPYCYSKLNPEELGFLSSRKDIIKIESIKRKDFLKDKEYEISKITVTDPLAIGGTQTDKSIRNIIETWESDIKYYENYLYDRGLIVGKFYEIKDGKIVPHDFEMSEEVSLAMKSLLLDVNTTKGIVNTKEFQEYITQWAELLNQPIPAMKRISFDIEVESEIGRIPDPKIAEKRVTAIGFEGTDALKQIFILRKDGSNDGKNELPEGVKATFYAQSDEKKMIEDAFKLIAEYPFVITFNGDDFDMPYLYNRAERLGIKNSENPLYMMRDSATLKQGVHIDLYRTMSNRSFQIYAFSHKYTDFSLNSVSKALLNESKLNYGVELDQLTNYQLASYCYNDARITYKLTSFNNDLLMNLLVVISRIARMPIDDIARMGVSQWIRSLLYYEHRQRNALIPRREELDSKSQGVMNDAVIKDKKYRGGLVVEPTEGIHFDVTVMDFASLYPSIIKVRNLSYETVRCVHEECKSNKIPDTNHWVCTKYNGLTSMLIGSLRDLRVNYYKSLAKKAKTLEQKEQYTVVSQALKVILNASYGVMGAEIFPLYFLPAAEATTAVGRYIIMETIKKCKENGVEVLYGDTDSLFVKNPTAEQIHKVIEDTKTEQGVDLEIDKEYRYVVLSGRKKNYLGVTKEGKVDVKGLTGKKSHTPPFIRTLFFEVLNVLSGVQTAQDFENAKKQISQKISECAIKVKEKKIPISELAFNVMISKAPSEYDKTIPQHIRAAKLLEQQREIKRGDIISYVKILNKPGVKPVEMARPDEIDSEKYMEFMESTLDQITSSMDLDFDSMVGKPKQTGLDQFFWN; via the coding sequence ATGCTAGTCCAAGAAACACAGCTAAAAACACTTGGTCCATCCCTTTTGGTTTCTGCCACATATGATAACCAAAAACAAGCTGCAGTGCTGAAATTCTACAATCCAGAATCACAAAAACTGATTTTATGGGCAGACGAAATTGGCCACAAGCCATACTGTTATTCCAAGCTAAATCCAGAAGAATTGGGATTTCTTTCCAGCAGAAAGGACATAATAAAAATAGAATCAATCAAGCGAAAGGACTTTCTCAAGGACAAGGAATACGAGATATCAAAGATTACGGTAACAGACCCTCTTGCAATTGGTGGAACTCAAACCGATAAAAGTATTCGAAACATCATAGAAACATGGGAGTCAGACATCAAGTATTACGAGAACTATCTGTATGACAGGGGCCTAATAGTAGGCAAGTTCTATGAAATCAAGGACGGCAAGATAGTTCCACATGACTTTGAAATGAGCGAAGAAGTATCCCTTGCAATGAAAAGCCTACTGCTTGATGTAAACACCACAAAAGGCATAGTAAACACAAAAGAATTTCAAGAATACATCACACAGTGGGCAGAATTACTAAATCAGCCAATTCCTGCAATGAAGAGGATCAGTTTTGATATTGAGGTTGAATCAGAAATTGGAAGAATTCCAGACCCAAAGATTGCGGAAAAACGAGTCACAGCAATTGGATTTGAGGGGACAGATGCGCTCAAGCAGATATTCATTTTGCGCAAGGATGGTTCCAATGACGGCAAAAACGAGCTTCCTGAAGGCGTAAAAGCGACATTTTACGCACAATCAGACGAAAAAAAGATGATTGAAGACGCATTCAAACTGATTGCGGAATATCCGTTTGTGATAACATTCAACGGTGATGATTTTGACATGCCATACTTGTATAACAGAGCGGAAAGACTGGGAATAAAAAATTCTGAAAACCCGCTCTACATGATGCGAGACTCTGCCACACTAAAGCAGGGAGTTCACATTGATCTGTATCGCACCATGTCAAATAGATCATTTCAGATCTATGCATTTTCTCACAAGTACACCGACTTTTCGCTGAATAGTGTCTCAAAGGCTTTGCTAAACGAATCAAAACTGAACTATGGAGTTGAATTAGATCAATTGACAAACTATCAGCTTGCCAGCTATTGTTACAATGATGCCCGTATAACGTACAAGCTTACCAGCTTCAACAATGATCTTTTGATGAATCTGCTGGTGGTAATTTCCAGAATAGCAAGGATGCCCATTGATGATATTGCAAGAATGGGCGTATCTCAGTGGATTCGCAGTTTGTTGTATTATGAGCACAGGCAACGAAATGCACTCATTCCAAGACGAGAGGAGCTGGATTCCAAATCACAGGGAGTGATGAACGATGCAGTAATCAAGGATAAAAAATACCGCGGAGGATTGGTGGTAGAGCCAACAGAGGGAATTCATTTTGATGTCACAGTTATGGACTTTGCCAGTCTGTATCCAAGTATAATCAAGGTTCGAAATCTTTCATACGAAACGGTACGGTGTGTTCATGAAGAATGCAAATCAAACAAAATTCCAGATACAAACCACTGGGTCTGCACAAAATATAACGGATTGACATCAATGTTGATTGGCTCGCTTCGGGATTTACGCGTAAATTACTACAAATCTCTAGCAAAAAAAGCAAAAACCCTAGAGCAAAAAGAGCAATATACCGTAGTCAGCCAAGCGCTCAAAGTCATACTAAATGCCAGCTATGGTGTGATGGGTGCAGAAATATTCCCATTATACTTTTTGCCAGCAGCTGAGGCTACCACTGCAGTCGGTCGATATATCATCATGGAGACCATAAAAAAATGCAAAGAAAATGGAGTCGAGGTATTGTATGGAGACACGGACTCTCTATTTGTTAAAAATCCAACAGCAGAACAAATTCACAAAGTAATTGAGGACACCAAAACAGAACAAGGAGTTGATCTTGAAATCGATAAAGAATACCGCTATGTTGTGTTGAGTGGTAGAAAGAAAAACTATCTTGGTGTGACAAAGGAAGGCAAAGTAGACGTCAAGGGATTAACCGGAAAGAAATCCCATACACCACCATTCATTCGAACATTATTCTTTGAGGTCCTAAACGTATTATCTGGAGTTCAAACTGCACAAGATTTCGAGAATGCCAAAAAACAGATCAGCCAAAAAATCTCCGAGTGTGCAATCAAAGTCAAAGAAAAGAAAATCCCAATCTCCGAGCTTGCATTCAATGTTATGATTAGCAAGGCCCCATCGGAATATGACAAGACCATCCCACAACACATCCGGGCAGCCAAATTACTGGAACAACAGCGCGAAATAAAGCGGGGTGACATCATATCATACGTCAAGATTCTAAACAAACCAGGCGTAAAACCAGTGGAAATGGCCAGACCTGATGAGATAGATTCCGAAAAATACATGGAGTTTATGGAATCTACACTTGACCAAATCACATCATCAATGGATTTGGATTTTGATAGTATGGTAGGCAAGCCAAAACAGACTGGTCTGGACCAGTTTTTCTGGAATTAG
- a CDS encoding deoxycytidylate deaminase, with protein sequence MIQFMCAGFERPSWDEYFMLQAELAKLRSNCMTRQVGAVIVRNNRQIATGYNGTPPGVKNCFEGGCKRCQLRMEGKIESGASLDRCLCNHAEANAIMHCAIMGIEAGTKDAVLYTTFVPCLECSKMAITIGIKKIICLDTYPETDYGLMKEAGIEIIQLERKRIQRWASVLFDEPKR encoded by the coding sequence ATGATTCAATTCATGTGTGCTGGATTTGAGCGTCCAAGCTGGGATGAATATTTCATGCTGCAAGCAGAGCTTGCCAAATTACGATCAAACTGCATGACAAGGCAGGTTGGTGCAGTAATTGTTAGGAACAATCGACAGATTGCCACAGGATACAATGGAACGCCGCCAGGTGTGAAAAACTGCTTTGAGGGTGGATGTAAACGATGCCAACTTCGAATGGAGGGAAAAATAGAGTCAGGCGCATCGCTAGATAGATGCCTGTGTAATCATGCGGAGGCAAACGCCATAATGCATTGCGCCATAATGGGAATCGAGGCTGGAACCAAGGATGCCGTATTATACACAACATTTGTTCCGTGCCTAGAATGCTCTAAAATGGCAATCACAATAGGAATCAAAAAAATAATCTGCCTTGACACATATCCTGAAACAGACTATGGTTTGATGAAAGAGGCCGGAATTGAAATCATCCAGTTGGAGAGAAAAAGAATCCAGCGCTGGGCAAGCGTTTTGTTTGATGAGCCAAAAAGGTAA
- a CDS encoding DEAD/DEAH box helicase — protein sequence MSEYISHKFIKPNCVETREYQVSLANQAKSENCLVVLPTGLGKTTVALQVIADYLSRGEGGVLFLAPTRVLTNQHYEFLKNNLNLDDIGLLTGEDTIPKRKKLWANSVICATPEITKNDLDRGIVSEDQFSLVIFDEAHRTVGDYAYSGIANRFAGRKVRIMGMTATLPAEKEKATEIITTLRIASIAQRNEESPDVSPYIQKTNTTWVKVDLPQEMKEIQFYLRKALEARHAELTKCGLRLSTNVSLSQLLRARDFVMRQNRRAAKPLFTAIRLHYALNILESHGVTSFLRFCDRTREKKGVGIKDLFENDSNFIRAVAFAQDAQKKGIEHSKIIKLAEIVKSLSGRAIVFTSYRDSVEIIHSKLVELGVSAGFLIGKAGETGLKQKQQIETVQKFRDGEYKVLIATRVGEEGLDISEVNDVIFFDNVPSSIRFVQRKGRTGRKAEGNLTVLIAKGTIDEAYYWVGQRKIKAAQSMGDKLTKDLQKSDVSLDAYF from the coding sequence TTGTCCGAGTATATCTCTCACAAGTTCATCAAGCCAAACTGCGTTGAAACTCGTGAATACCAAGTATCTTTGGCTAACCAGGCAAAATCTGAGAACTGTCTTGTTGTGTTGCCAACAGGGCTTGGGAAAACAACTGTGGCACTACAAGTGATTGCAGATTATCTTTCCCGCGGAGAAGGTGGTGTTTTGTTTTTGGCGCCAACCAGAGTCCTTACAAATCAACACTATGAATTTCTAAAAAATAATCTAAATCTTGATGATATTGGATTGTTAACTGGTGAGGATACAATACCAAAGCGAAAAAAACTTTGGGCAAACTCTGTGATTTGTGCAACACCGGAAATCACAAAAAATGATCTAGACCGGGGAATAGTATCAGAGGATCAGTTCTCTTTGGTGATATTTGATGAGGCGCATCGTACTGTGGGCGATTATGCATATTCAGGTATTGCAAATAGATTTGCAGGCAGAAAGGTACGCATAATGGGCATGACTGCTACCTTGCCTGCAGAAAAAGAAAAAGCAACTGAAATCATCACCACACTACGCATAGCAAGCATTGCTCAAAGAAACGAGGAGAGTCCTGATGTCTCACCATACATACAGAAAACAAACACAACATGGGTCAAAGTTGATCTGCCACAAGAAATGAAGGAAATTCAGTTTTACCTAAGAAAGGCCCTAGAGGCAAGACATGCAGAGCTGACAAAATGTGGACTGCGATTGTCCACAAATGTCTCACTATCACAACTATTGAGGGCACGTGATTTTGTAATGCGGCAAAACCGCCGAGCTGCAAAACCCTTGTTCACTGCCATAAGATTACACTATGCGCTAAATATTCTGGAATCTCACGGCGTGACGTCGTTTTTGCGATTCTGCGATAGAACTAGGGAGAAAAAAGGAGTCGGCATAAAGGATTTGTTTGAAAATGATTCCAATTTCATTCGAGCTGTAGCATTTGCACAAGATGCCCAGAAAAAAGGAATAGAGCACAGCAAAATAATCAAGCTGGCAGAGATTGTAAAATCGTTGTCTGGCAGAGCAATCGTGTTTACCAGTTATAGGGATTCAGTCGAGATAATTCACTCCAAGCTAGTCGAGCTTGGCGTGTCTGCTGGATTTTTGATTGGCAAGGCAGGCGAGACAGGCCTAAAACAAAAACAGCAAATAGAAACAGTGCAAAAATTCCGGGATGGTGAATACAAGGTTCTAATTGCAACTCGAGTAGGTGAAGAAGGACTGGACATATCCGAAGTTAATGATGTCATATTCTTTGATAATGTACCAAGCTCGATTCGATTTGTCCAAAGAAAGGGCAGGACTGGAAGAAAAGCAGAAGGAAATCTAACTGTATTAATTGCCAAAGGAACAATAGATGAGGCGTATTATTGGGTAGGACAACGTAAAATCAAGGCAGCTCAATCAATGGGTGACAAGCTAACAAAAGACCTGCAAAAATCTGATGTATCTCTGGATGCATATTTTTAA
- a CDS encoding peptidylprolyl isomerase, translating to MADKIKCAHILVEKQSQALAILERLKKGDKFADMAKELSLDTGCGKRGGDLGYFGRGRMVKPFEAAAFALSVGQISEPVKTEFGYHIIKRLA from the coding sequence ATGGCAGATAAAATAAAATGCGCCCACATTTTGGTTGAAAAGCAAAGTCAGGCACTCGCCATACTGGAGAGACTAAAAAAAGGAGACAAATTTGCAGATATGGCAAAGGAACTATCGCTAGATACTGGATGCGGCAAGCGAGGCGGAGATTTGGGATATTTTGGAAGAGGTAGAATGGTAAAGCCATTTGAGGCAGCTGCATTTGCATTATCGGTAGGACAGATATCTGAGCCAGTAAAGACAGAGTTTGGTTATCACATCATCAAAAGACTAGCCTGA
- a CDS encoding pyridoxamine 5'-phosphate oxidase family protein, producing the protein MNFSPKEKAFLQSIEEARFATVGNMPHVKPVSFIFEDDSFYIATDYKTRTYKNVKDNPKAAISVDIYKIGGHKAVLAQGEIKIIEEGPEFAKIYAKFFEKFEWVRRDPWKEKEAPFLKLVPKTKTSWGL; encoded by the coding sequence TTGAATTTTTCCCCAAAGGAAAAAGCGTTTTTGCAATCAATCGAGGAAGCAAGATTTGCCACAGTTGGAAATATGCCGCACGTAAAACCGGTCTCTTTTATTTTTGAGGACGATTCATTCTATATTGCGACGGATTACAAAACAAGAACCTACAAAAACGTCAAGGACAATCCAAAGGCCGCAATATCTGTTGATATTTACAAAATCGGCGGACACAAGGCAGTTCTGGCCCAAGGTGAAATCAAAATAATAGAAGAGGGTCCAGAATTTGCAAAGATTTATGCCAAATTCTTTGAGAAATTCGAGTGGGTCAGACGCGATCCCTGGAAGGAAAAAGAGGCACCGTTTCTAAAACTAGTACCAAAGACCAAGACGTCTTGGGGATTATGA